In Oryzias melastigma strain HK-1 linkage group LG16, ASM292280v2, whole genome shotgun sequence, a single genomic region encodes these proteins:
- the LOC112143778 gene encoding hemicentin-1 isoform X1 — translation MNIFSIMATDRPMNEAAHRESSRLSRLPIPCPREKLHLVFDVKEKLTTIGPQSRNMAGIQTIFTLLVICLMKGFLCIQTKREFNIIIPETVEVLTGSCLTIPCSFDIRKEYDGKLNRNCKGTWVAPGTKTTKLPPVDKIGNLTEKNCTSTFLNMNSDHAGESQFRLDCDNELKWTFTNLTLTVKLIDRPPSPTLSPSALTVKEGTSVSLTCSAPASCLSHPPTLTWTPKLADSQETLKENQDQTKVQISVLNFTASHLHHGKRITCTAVYWKHGGSGVSVNSSLTANIRYSPKDTRVSVSPSGPVPVHRSVSLTCISDARPKVKNYSWYRDDGEQESLIGHGRVLNITTSISYRDYFCKAENELGPGSSNITHINVLFPPWIRPLSKCTKAGNQINCSCETDGNPAPNLIWLLNGKTVNQSETTKINTDSLNKTYLRSSIILSLSQINDCTTLICSSSNYLGSTKHQFSLNDLKIQDEVSLLLILRVTVVSLISVFVLLIVIRFLYKRHKLKNQMISEINTNPHPLVDRNEEAAEDKLDFNTSEL, via the exons atgaatattttttccataatGGCGACTGACCGGCCCATGAATGAAGCGGCCCACCGGGAATCCTCCCGACTCTCCCGATTACCCATCCCATGTCCCAGAGAGAAACTCCATTTGGTCTTTGATGTGAAGGAGAAACTCACGACCATAGGTCCGCAAAGCAGAAAC ATGGCTGGAATTCAAACTATATTTACACTTCTTGTCATCTGTCTGATGAAGG GCTTTCTGTGCATACAGACAAAGAGAGAGTTTAACATCATAATACCAGAGACTGTTGAGGTTCTGACTGGATCATGTTTGACCATCCCTTGTTCCTTTGATATAAGAAAAGAATATGATGGGAAGTTAAACAGAAATTGTAAAGGAACATGGGTAGCTCCTGGTACCAAAACCACAAAATTACCACCAGTTGACAAAATAGGAAATCTAACAGAGAAGAACTGCACTTCCACCTTCTTGAACATGAATTCTGATCATGCTGGTGAATCTCAATTCAGACTGGATTGTGACAATGAACTAAAATGGACTTTTACTAATCTGACTTTGACTGTTAAGCTCATAG ATCGTCCTCCCTCACCGACTCTGAGTCCATCAGCTCTGACAGTGAAGGAGGGAACCTCAGTCAGTCTGACGTGCTCGGCTCCAGCTTCCTGTCTGTCTCATCCTCCAACTCTGACATGGACGCCCAAACTGGCTGATAGTCAGGAGACACTGAAGGAGAACCAGGATCAAACCAAAGTCCAG ATCTCTGTTCTGAACTTCACTGCTTCACACCTCCATCATGGAAAGAGAATAACATGTACAGCTGTCTACTGGAAACATGGAGGCTCTGGTGTATCTGTTAATTCATCTTTAACAGCTAATATTAGAT attccCCTAAAGACACCAGAGTTTCAGTCAGTCCTTctggtccagtaccagtacaCAGAAGTGTGAGTCTGACATGTATCAGTGATGCCCgtccaaaagtaaaaaactacaGCTGGTACAGAGATGATGGAGAACAGGAGAGTCTTATTGGACATGGAAGAGTTTTAAACATCACAACATCGATTAGTTACAGAGATTATTTCTGCAAAGCTGAAAATGAACTAGGACCTGGAAGTTCTAACATCACTCACATAAATGTTCTCT TTCCACCATGGATCCGTCCTTTATCCAAATGTACAAAAGCTGGAAACCAGATCAACTGTTCCTGTGAAACTGATGGGAATCCTGCTCCCAATTTGATCTGGTTGTTGAATGGAAAAACAGTCAATCAATCGGAAACAACTAAAATCAACACAGACTctctaaataaaacatatctGAGGAGCAGCATCATTCTGAGTCTGTCACAGATAAATGATTGCACTACATTGATCTGCTCCAGCTCTAACTACCTCGGATCAACCAAACATCAGTTTAGTTTGAATGATTTAAAGATTCAGG ATGAAGTGTCGCTGCTTCTGATTCTCCGTGTAACTGTTGTTTCACTGATatcagtgtttgtgttgctgattGTCATCAG GTTTCTCTACAAGCGCCACAAACTCAAGAACCAGATGATAAGTGAAATCAACACGAATCCACATCCACTGGTAGATAGAAATGAG GAAGCAGCAGAAGATAAACTTGATTTCAACACCAGTGAGCTGTGA
- the LOC112143778 gene encoding hemicentin-1 isoform X2: MAGIQTIFTLLVICLMKGFLCIQTKREFNIIIPETVEVLTGSCLTIPCSFDIRKEYDGKLNRNCKGTWVAPGTKTTKLPPVDKIGNLTEKNCTSTFLNMNSDHAGESQFRLDCDNELKWTFTNLTLTVKLIDRPPSPTLSPSALTVKEGTSVSLTCSAPASCLSHPPTLTWTPKLADSQETLKENQDQTKVQISVLNFTASHLHHGKRITCTAVYWKHGGSGVSVNSSLTANIRYSPKDTRVSVSPSGPVPVHRSVSLTCISDARPKVKNYSWYRDDGEQESLIGHGRVLNITTSISYRDYFCKAENELGPGSSNITHINVLFPPWIRPLSKCTKAGNQINCSCETDGNPAPNLIWLLNGKTVNQSETTKINTDSLNKTYLRSSIILSLSQINDCTTLICSSSNYLGSTKHQFSLNDLKIQDEVSLLLILRVTVVSLISVFVLLIVIRFLYKRHKLKNQMISEINTNPHPLVDRNEEAAEDKLDFNTSEL; this comes from the exons ATGGCTGGAATTCAAACTATATTTACACTTCTTGTCATCTGTCTGATGAAGG GCTTTCTGTGCATACAGACAAAGAGAGAGTTTAACATCATAATACCAGAGACTGTTGAGGTTCTGACTGGATCATGTTTGACCATCCCTTGTTCCTTTGATATAAGAAAAGAATATGATGGGAAGTTAAACAGAAATTGTAAAGGAACATGGGTAGCTCCTGGTACCAAAACCACAAAATTACCACCAGTTGACAAAATAGGAAATCTAACAGAGAAGAACTGCACTTCCACCTTCTTGAACATGAATTCTGATCATGCTGGTGAATCTCAATTCAGACTGGATTGTGACAATGAACTAAAATGGACTTTTACTAATCTGACTTTGACTGTTAAGCTCATAG ATCGTCCTCCCTCACCGACTCTGAGTCCATCAGCTCTGACAGTGAAGGAGGGAACCTCAGTCAGTCTGACGTGCTCGGCTCCAGCTTCCTGTCTGTCTCATCCTCCAACTCTGACATGGACGCCCAAACTGGCTGATAGTCAGGAGACACTGAAGGAGAACCAGGATCAAACCAAAGTCCAG ATCTCTGTTCTGAACTTCACTGCTTCACACCTCCATCATGGAAAGAGAATAACATGTACAGCTGTCTACTGGAAACATGGAGGCTCTGGTGTATCTGTTAATTCATCTTTAACAGCTAATATTAGAT attccCCTAAAGACACCAGAGTTTCAGTCAGTCCTTctggtccagtaccagtacaCAGAAGTGTGAGTCTGACATGTATCAGTGATGCCCgtccaaaagtaaaaaactacaGCTGGTACAGAGATGATGGAGAACAGGAGAGTCTTATTGGACATGGAAGAGTTTTAAACATCACAACATCGATTAGTTACAGAGATTATTTCTGCAAAGCTGAAAATGAACTAGGACCTGGAAGTTCTAACATCACTCACATAAATGTTCTCT TTCCACCATGGATCCGTCCTTTATCCAAATGTACAAAAGCTGGAAACCAGATCAACTGTTCCTGTGAAACTGATGGGAATCCTGCTCCCAATTTGATCTGGTTGTTGAATGGAAAAACAGTCAATCAATCGGAAACAACTAAAATCAACACAGACTctctaaataaaacatatctGAGGAGCAGCATCATTCTGAGTCTGTCACAGATAAATGATTGCACTACATTGATCTGCTCCAGCTCTAACTACCTCGGATCAACCAAACATCAGTTTAGTTTGAATGATTTAAAGATTCAGG ATGAAGTGTCGCTGCTTCTGATTCTCCGTGTAACTGTTGTTTCACTGATatcagtgtttgtgttgctgattGTCATCAG GTTTCTCTACAAGCGCCACAAACTCAAGAACCAGATGATAAGTGAAATCAACACGAATCCACATCCACTGGTAGATAGAAATGAG GAAGCAGCAGAAGATAAACTTGATTTCAACACCAGTGAGCTGTGA